Proteins encoded within one genomic window of Bacillus thuringiensis:
- a CDS encoding O-antigen ligase family protein, producing the protein MVTKLKQTDNYFPHFLLLFIVFQPILDLLTSFSIYILHMSATVGIVVRFAFMLLALGYLLLHHKQQGAKKYILYLCLFGIVLAIGLVNNLMVKSPVSFGEEVKFILKSVYPIVLLFGYIIALKELKNNEFAFHKIITYFLYATLILSISIIVAMATGTDFPSYPNSKIGSRGWFFAGNDLSSIFAIMFPIVVLYSVHKTTSFSKVYYWIPTVLAMYASIMIGTKVGYGAIVITLGIALFFLFIEYMMHRKKEGKGFTYLVNTVVAAVVLGGLLVLTPQTPIAKNMSIHLQIYEYKKSVQEEKDRKEGKEVKEEEHKQGELTDSEMKSLIYSDRDKFLKVYKQYYKEAPLSQKLFGMGYAGNYTTKMKLVEMDFHDLFFAFGIVGFLMYLLPLLYFGIKIFIRLITNFKKLFSVKHMLLASTLVLSLGIGFMSGHVLTAPAVSIFFVVILAYLIVDLEIE; encoded by the coding sequence ATGGTTACTAAGTTAAAACAGACGGATAACTACTTCCCGCATTTCCTACTGCTATTTATCGTGTTTCAACCAATTTTAGATTTATTAACGTCTTTTTCAATCTATATATTGCACATGAGCGCAACAGTCGGAATCGTAGTCCGTTTCGCCTTTATGCTTCTTGCATTAGGTTATCTACTTCTTCATCATAAACAACAAGGTGCGAAAAAATATATTCTTTATTTATGTCTCTTTGGCATCGTACTTGCAATCGGCCTTGTGAATAATTTAATGGTCAAGTCTCCAGTTTCATTTGGAGAAGAAGTGAAATTTATTTTGAAAAGTGTATATCCAATTGTACTACTGTTTGGATATATTATCGCACTGAAAGAACTAAAGAATAACGAATTTGCGTTTCATAAAATCATTACGTATTTCTTATATGCAACGTTAATTTTAAGTATTTCAATCATCGTGGCAATGGCAACTGGTACAGATTTCCCAAGCTATCCGAACTCAAAAATCGGTTCAAGAGGATGGTTCTTTGCTGGTAATGATTTAAGTTCCATTTTCGCAATTATGTTCCCAATCGTTGTTTTATACTCGGTACATAAAACAACTTCTTTCTCAAAAGTGTATTACTGGATTCCAACTGTACTTGCGATGTATGCAAGCATTATGATCGGAACGAAAGTAGGCTATGGTGCCATCGTTATTACACTCGGCATTGCTCTTTTCTTCTTATTCATTGAATATATGATGCATCGTAAAAAAGAAGGAAAAGGATTCACATATCTTGTAAACACAGTTGTTGCTGCTGTCGTATTAGGAGGGTTACTCGTACTTACACCGCAAACTCCTATCGCAAAAAACATGAGCATCCATTTACAAATATATGAATACAAAAAATCAGTACAAGAAGAAAAGGATCGAAAAGAAGGAAAAGAAGTTAAAGAAGAAGAACATAAGCAGGGTGAACTAACAGACTCTGAAATGAAAAGTTTAATTTACAGTGATCGTGACAAGTTTTTAAAAGTATACAAACAATACTATAAAGAAGCACCACTATCTCAAAAACTCTTTGGAATGGGCTACGCTGGTAACTATACAACGAAAATGAAGTTAGTCGAAATGGATTTCCACGACCTATTCTTTGCATTCGGAATTGTCGGCTTCCTTATGTACCTATTGCCGCTTCTTTATTTCGGTATAAAAATATTCATTCGCTTGATCACAAACTTCAAGAAACTATTTAGCGTAAAACATATGCTACTAGCTAGCACACTCGTCCTATCGCTCGGTATCGGATTTATGTCTGGACACGTCTTAACAGCACCAGCCGTTAGTATTTTCTTTGTTGTGATACTTGCTTACTTAATTGTTGATTTAGAAATAGAATAA
- a CDS encoding enoyl-CoA hydratase: protein MWKRGVYIMEVTSKTESVVVKYEGRVATVMVNRPEVLNALDEPTLKELLQKLKEVAESSAHIVVLCGNGRGFSAGGDIKSMLSSNDESKFDGIMNTISEVVVTLYTMPKLVISAIHGPTAGLGLSIALTADYVMADISSIIAMNFIGIALIPDGGGHFFLQKRVGENMTKQIIWEGKKLSATEALDIGLIDEVIGEDFQTAVKQKISEWSQKPIKAMIQTKQILCEVNRSNLEQTLQLEKRGQYAMRQTADHKEGIAAFLEKRLPAFKGE from the coding sequence ATGTGGAAAAGAGGGGTATATATAATGGAAGTAACAAGTAAAACAGAATCTGTTGTTGTGAAGTATGAAGGGCGCGTTGCAACGGTTATGGTCAATCGCCCAGAGGTGTTAAATGCATTAGATGAGCCAACGTTAAAAGAGCTATTACAAAAACTGAAAGAAGTAGCGGAGAGTTCGGCGCATATTGTTGTGTTATGCGGGAACGGCCGTGGTTTTTCTGCGGGTGGAGATATTAAATCGATGCTTTCAAGTAATGATGAAAGCAAGTTTGATGGTATTATGAATACTATTTCTGAAGTTGTCGTGACTTTATATACGATGCCGAAGCTTGTTATTAGTGCTATTCATGGACCAACTGCTGGTCTTGGATTAAGTATTGCGCTAACAGCTGACTATGTGATGGCAGATATATCATCGATTATTGCGATGAACTTTATTGGAATCGCTTTAATTCCAGATGGAGGCGGCCATTTCTTCCTTCAAAAGCGCGTTGGTGAAAATATGACGAAGCAAATTATTTGGGAAGGAAAGAAATTATCAGCAACAGAAGCGCTTGATATCGGTTTAATTGATGAAGTAATCGGCGAGGACTTCCAAACGGCTGTGAAGCAAAAAATTAGTGAATGGTCACAAAAGCCAATTAAAGCGATGATTCAGACGAAGCAAATTTTATGTGAAGTAAATCGCTCTAATTTAGAACAAACATTGCAGCTTGAAAAACGCGGTCAATATGCGATGAGACAAACAGCGGATCATAAAGAAGGCATTGCTGCATTTTTAGAAAAACGTTTGCCGGCATTTAAAGGGGAATAA
- a CDS encoding nucleoside triphosphate pyrophosphohydrolase, with product MSAYNKLVRDRVPEKILMSGKTYTAQKLTGQAYIQALAKIGTEEIREFASMKEREHALDSLADALEVIISLARAEGATIEDIERLRKQKEIERGGFERGIYLLDVSEE from the coding sequence ATGTCAGCATATAACAAGTTAGTAAGAGATCGTGTTCCAGAGAAGATTTTAATGTCTGGAAAAACATATACAGCACAAAAATTAACAGGACAAGCATACATACAAGCTTTAGCGAAAATTGGAACAGAAGAAATTCGTGAATTTGCTTCTATGAAAGAGCGTGAACATGCGCTTGATTCTCTTGCGGATGCACTGGAAGTGATCATTTCATTAGCGCGTGCAGAAGGTGCAACAATTGAAGACATAGAACGTCTTCGTAAGCAAAAAGAAATAGAGCGTGGTGGGTTTGAAAGAGGCATTTATTTATTAGATGTTTCAGAAGAATAG
- a CDS encoding M42 family metallopeptidase has translation MAHHAKETMELIKELVSIPSPSGNTEKIIRFIENYVSEWNVETKRNNKGALILTVKGKNDAQHRLLTAHVDTLGAMVKEIKPDGRLSLSMIGGFRWNSVEGEYCEIETSSGKTYTGTILMHQTSVHVYKDAGEAKRDEKNIEVRIDERVFSADEVRELGIEVGDFVSFDPRVQITESGYIKSRHLDDKVSVAILLKLIKRLQDENVTLPYTTHFLISNNEEIGYGGNSNIPEETVEYLAVDMGALGDGQASDEYTVSICAKDSSGPYHYALRKHLVELAKTNNIEYKVDIYPYYGSDASAAIRAGFDVKHALIGAGIDSSHAFERTHESSIAHTEALVYAYVLSEMIAE, from the coding sequence ATGGCACATCATGCGAAAGAAACGATGGAATTGATTAAGGAGCTTGTCTCTATTCCAAGTCCGTCTGGAAATACAGAGAAAATTATTCGTTTTATTGAAAACTATGTAAGTGAGTGGAATGTAGAAACGAAACGTAACAATAAAGGTGCTCTTATTTTAACAGTAAAAGGGAAAAATGATGCACAGCACCGTTTATTAACAGCACACGTTGATACGTTAGGTGCGATGGTAAAAGAAATTAAGCCTGACGGTCGTCTGAGTCTTTCTATGATTGGCGGATTTCGCTGGAACTCTGTAGAAGGGGAATATTGCGAAATTGAAACATCAAGTGGCAAGACGTATACAGGAACGATTTTAATGCACCAAACATCTGTACATGTATATAAAGATGCAGGTGAAGCGAAACGTGATGAGAAAAATATTGAGGTTCGTATTGATGAGCGCGTATTTTCAGCTGATGAAGTACGTGAATTAGGAATTGAAGTGGGAGACTTCGTTTCATTTGATCCACGCGTTCAAATTACAGAGAGTGGATACATAAAATCACGTCATTTAGATGACAAAGTAAGTGTTGCGATTCTATTAAAATTAATTAAGAGATTACAAGATGAAAACGTAACATTACCATATACAACTCATTTCTTAATTTCTAACAATGAAGAGATTGGATACGGTGGTAACTCTAATATTCCAGAAGAAACGGTTGAATATTTAGCGGTTGATATGGGAGCGCTAGGTGATGGACAAGCATCTGACGAGTATACAGTATCTATTTGTGCAAAAGACTCTAGTGGTCCGTACCATTATGCACTACGTAAACATTTAGTAGAGCTTGCGAAAACGAACAATATTGAATATAAAGTAGATATTTATCCGTACTATGGATCGGATGCATCCGCTGCGATTCGCGCTGGATTTGATGTAAAACATGCATTAATTGGAGCAGGTATTGATTCTTCTCATGCATTTGAGCGTACACATGAAAGTTCGATTGCACATACAGAAGCACTTGTTTATGCATATGTATTATCAGAGATGATTGCAGAATAA
- a CDS encoding N-acetylmuramoyl-L-alanine amidase: protein MKYRAVAAGILAASLLSSPVSSFAAAKKFSDVPTWAQESVDYLVGKKALDGKPDGTFSPSEAVDRGSAAKILAVVLGLPVDPKAKPSFKDAQSHWAAPYIAAVEKAGVINGDGTGKFNPSSQINRASMASMLVQAYSLDKKIIGELPTQFKDLEPHWGKKQANILVALEISKGTENGWKPEGTVTRAEAAQFIAMADQNKTNTSKRMYMNRNFITYHQPSLSSGITDVQHKPQMVEVTEQRADGWLKIVTSKGEKWTPLKEKTETINEGFTTYETASHSSKVLGTYDAQTVTVMEESGSWIRIRVGAGFQWVDKNQLNPVKQENFLEGKAIIIDPGHGGIDSGNVGYYEKESETVLDVSLRLKKIFEQKAPFTVMFTRTDNTRPGVNSTDSLKKRVEFAQKNNGDIFVSIHGNGTDDKKGHGTETFYYAAAPTRSTNPYTEDSRLLADKIQKRLVAALGTTDRGVKKGDLYVIRENTMPAVLTELAFVDNKSDADKIATPKQRQDAAEAIYQGILDYYEAKGNKVSSFR, encoded by the coding sequence ATGAAGTATCGTGCAGTCGCGGCAGGTATTTTAGCCGCAAGTTTATTATCGTCTCCAGTAAGTAGTTTCGCAGCAGCGAAGAAGTTTTCGGATGTTCCTACATGGGCGCAAGAGTCAGTTGATTATTTAGTAGGAAAAAAAGCGCTTGATGGAAAGCCAGATGGAACGTTTTCTCCATCTGAAGCAGTAGATAGAGGGTCAGCTGCAAAAATTTTAGCAGTCGTTCTTGGTTTACCAGTTGATCCAAAAGCAAAGCCATCTTTTAAAGATGCACAAAGCCATTGGGCAGCTCCGTACATTGCTGCAGTGGAAAAAGCAGGTGTAATTAATGGGGATGGTACTGGTAAATTCAATCCATCAAGCCAAATTAACCGTGCATCTATGGCATCTATGTTAGTACAAGCATACTCATTAGATAAGAAAATTATTGGAGAACTTCCAACACAGTTTAAAGATTTGGAACCTCATTGGGGTAAGAAACAAGCTAATATTTTAGTAGCTTTAGAGATTTCTAAAGGTACGGAAAATGGCTGGAAGCCTGAAGGAACTGTAACTCGTGCAGAAGCAGCTCAGTTCATTGCAATGGCTGATCAAAATAAAACAAATACATCAAAAAGAATGTATATGAACAGAAACTTTATTACATATCATCAACCATCATTATCATCTGGCATTACTGACGTTCAACATAAACCGCAAATGGTTGAAGTGACAGAGCAAAGAGCGGACGGCTGGTTGAAAATTGTAACAAGTAAAGGTGAGAAGTGGACACCTCTAAAAGAAAAAACAGAAACGATTAATGAAGGATTTACTACTTATGAAACAGCTTCACATAGTTCTAAAGTGCTAGGTACATATGATGCACAAACAGTAACGGTTATGGAAGAGAGTGGCAGCTGGATTCGTATCCGCGTAGGCGCTGGTTTCCAGTGGGTTGATAAAAATCAATTAAACCCAGTAAAACAAGAGAACTTCTTAGAAGGTAAAGCAATTATTATTGATCCAGGTCACGGTGGAATTGACTCAGGTAATGTTGGTTATTATGAGAAAGAAAGTGAAACTGTATTAGATGTATCATTACGATTAAAGAAAATCTTTGAGCAAAAGGCACCATTTACTGTTATGTTCACTCGTACAGATAATACACGTCCAGGAGTAAACTCAACAGATTCATTGAAAAAACGAGTAGAGTTTGCTCAAAAAAATAATGGTGATATCTTTGTAAGTATTCATGGTAACGGTACGGATGATAAAAAAGGACACGGTACAGAAACATTCTATTATGCAGCAGCACCAACAAGGTCAACGAATCCATATACGGAAGACAGTCGCTTATTAGCAGACAAAATTCAGAAACGCCTTGTAGCAGCCCTTGGAACAACAGACCGTGGTGTGAAAAAAGGTGATTTATATGTAATTAGAGAAAATACAATGCCAGCTGTATTAACAGAATTAGCATTTGTAGATAATAAAAGTGATGCAGATAAAATTGCTACACCAAAGCAGAGACAAGATGCAGCAGAAGCGATTTATCAAGGTATTTTAGATTATTACGAAGCAAAGGGTAATAAAGTATCTTCTTTCCGTTAA
- a CDS encoding TRM11 family SAM-dependent methyltransferase translates to MNNHSKTPACIYTYAFREEERALCYLEMRSFFGMESHVNILKSDVKIDPSRSAFIKERVEVMYEGDDLESILKQVEQIDLAGASFKVIFVKINDLGKENKIEYGERRLIERDLGMHIEGEADVRNPERVFGIVPLGGRWYFGHYVESEPVWYHHIKKPHSYSTSLSTRVARSVANIAVPNPDGVRAIDPCCGIGTVVVEALSMGINIVGRDINPLVVLGTRKNIAHFGFEGTVTKGPIEEITENYDVAIIDMPYDLFTHATPEDQFSILSSARRIAKKVVVVTMETMDDMIHEAGFEITDRCITRKGSFTRQILVCE, encoded by the coding sequence TTGAATAATCATAGTAAAACACCTGCATGTATATATACGTATGCATTTCGCGAGGAGGAGCGTGCTTTATGTTACTTGGAAATGCGCTCGTTCTTTGGAATGGAGTCTCACGTTAATATTTTGAAAAGTGATGTCAAAATTGACCCGAGTAGAAGTGCGTTTATAAAAGAGCGCGTTGAGGTTATGTATGAAGGAGACGACTTAGAAAGTATTCTAAAACAAGTGGAACAAATTGATTTGGCGGGGGCGTCATTTAAAGTTATCTTCGTTAAAATCAATGACCTTGGGAAAGAAAATAAAATTGAATATGGGGAAAGACGTCTCATTGAACGAGACCTCGGCATGCATATTGAAGGAGAAGCGGATGTTCGTAATCCAGAGCGCGTATTCGGGATTGTTCCTCTTGGAGGACGCTGGTACTTCGGACACTATGTAGAAAGTGAGCCAGTTTGGTATCATCACATAAAAAAACCGCATAGTTATTCGACATCTCTTAGCACACGTGTTGCGAGATCAGTTGCAAATATTGCTGTACCAAATCCAGATGGGGTACGAGCGATTGACCCGTGCTGCGGTATTGGAACAGTAGTAGTAGAAGCACTTTCTATGGGAATTAATATCGTTGGTAGAGATATTAATCCACTTGTCGTGCTTGGAACGAGAAAAAACATTGCACATTTCGGGTTTGAAGGAACAGTAACAAAAGGTCCAATCGAGGAAATTACGGAGAACTACGACGTTGCCATTATCGATATGCCGTACGACTTATTTACACATGCAACACCAGAAGACCAGTTCTCCATTCTTTCAAGCGCGCGCCGCATCGCTAAAAAGGTAGTCGTTGTCACGATGGAAACAATGGACGACATGATCCATGAAGCAGGATTTGAAATTACAGATCGCTGTATCACAAGAAAAGGATCATTTACTAGACAGATTCTTGTTTGTGAATAA
- a CDS encoding amino acid permease, with amino-acid sequence MNCLAKEKKELQKDLKTRHITMISIGGVIGGGLFVGSGTIIQSSGPAAILSYIIGALMVVLVMRMLGEMAAENPDSGSFATYANKAIGPWAGYTIGWLYWFNWVIIIAIEAVLLGVMINNWFPSIPAWIASLCMVLLMTMTNVYSVKLYGEFEYWLAFIKVVAIVAFLILGVSMFFGLVPGVDRPSLSIITEHGGFFPNGIVPVLLSVVFISFSLSGSEVAAIAAGESENPEKNVIRAINSVVWRLMLFFVGSVTILVLFIPWTDKELLKLPYASLFNMAGVPAAAEIMNGVVFLSLLSVMNSGIYTSSRMLFSLAKKGDAPSAFSKLNSRGTPVIAIYASIVFAFICAMLKFISPDKLFAFLANSSGGVTMLMYMFVAVSHVKLRRDRELEGAGKLKVKMWLFPYLTYATLLMIITIFVSQAFIADMRMQFYMTLLATILVIISYFLRVRKIDKQKLNEFTMIQDSEISLEKE; translated from the coding sequence GTGAATTGTTTGGCTAAAGAGAAAAAGGAGTTACAGAAAGATTTAAAAACACGGCATATAACAATGATTTCAATTGGCGGGGTTATCGGGGGCGGTTTGTTTGTAGGAAGTGGAACGATTATTCAATCGTCGGGGCCGGCAGCGATTTTGTCCTACATTATTGGTGCTTTAATGGTTGTGCTCGTGATGCGGATGTTAGGAGAGATGGCAGCGGAAAATCCTGATAGTGGTTCTTTCGCAACGTATGCGAACAAAGCAATTGGACCGTGGGCCGGGTATACGATCGGATGGTTATATTGGTTTAACTGGGTCATTATTATCGCAATTGAAGCGGTGCTTTTAGGTGTAATGATCAATAATTGGTTTCCTTCGATTCCAGCATGGATCGCGAGTTTATGTATGGTTCTGTTAATGACGATGACGAATGTGTATTCAGTAAAATTGTACGGTGAGTTTGAATATTGGTTAGCGTTTATTAAAGTGGTGGCGATTGTTGCGTTTTTAATTTTAGGAGTTTCGATGTTCTTTGGTCTCGTTCCAGGGGTGGATAGACCGAGTCTTTCTATTATTACAGAACATGGTGGTTTCTTCCCGAATGGAATTGTCCCTGTTTTACTGAGCGTTGTGTTTATTTCATTCTCGTTATCAGGGAGTGAAGTCGCAGCGATTGCAGCCGGAGAATCGGAAAATCCAGAGAAGAATGTTATACGAGCTATTAATAGTGTAGTATGGCGTCTTATGCTTTTCTTCGTCGGATCAGTAACGATTTTAGTTCTGTTTATTCCGTGGACGGATAAGGAATTATTAAAACTTCCGTATGCAAGTTTATTTAATATGGCAGGAGTACCTGCAGCCGCAGAAATTATGAATGGTGTTGTATTTTTATCACTACTTTCTGTTATGAACTCAGGGATTTATACGAGTTCGCGTATGTTATTTTCACTTGCGAAAAAAGGTGATGCTCCTTCTGCTTTTTCCAAGTTAAATAGTAGAGGGACACCGGTTATCGCAATTTATGCGAGTATCGTATTTGCATTTATTTGCGCGATGTTGAAATTTATATCTCCTGATAAACTGTTTGCATTTTTAGCGAATAGTTCGGGCGGGGTAACGATGCTGATGTATATGTTCGTTGCCGTTTCACATGTCAAGTTAAGACGAGACAGGGAACTCGAAGGGGCTGGGAAGCTGAAAGTGAAGATGTGGTTATTCCCTTATCTCACATATGCAACGCTTTTAATGATTATTACGATATTTGTTTCACAAGCGTTTATAGCAGATATGCGAATGCAGTTTTACATGACATTACTAGCTACGATCCTAGTAATCATCAGTTACTTTTTAAGGGTTAGAAAAATAGATAAGCAAAAGTTGAATGAGTTTACGATGATACAAGATTCAGAAATTAGCCTAGAAAAAGAATAA
- the gabT gene encoding 4-aminobutyrate--2-oxoglutarate transaminase: protein MLKEKKDITTTKSSILHERRKNAVPEGPYNITELYVQSAKGAIITDVDGNELIDFAGGIGMQNVGHCHPKVVKAIQDQVESSIHSCFHVAPYESYITLAERLNELTPGDCKKKTMFANSGAEAVENAVKIARKATGRSAIVSFERAYHGRTLLTMSLTSKVKPYKHGFGPFASEVYKLPYPYYYRAEEGLSQEEVDAQILAYFERFMLEEVASDTIAAIILEPLQGEGGFIVPTTTFIQGVRNICDKYGIIMIADEIQTGFARTGSLFAMDHFGVAPDLMTFSKSIAAGMPLSAVTGRADLMDAPGPGQLGGTFSGSPAACAAALAVLDVIEEENLVNRAVEIGERMMTVFHSWKEKYEIVGDVRGLGAMTAIELVKDKGTKEPASEEVKAIMKETHSKGVITISAGIYSNVLRFLPPLVITDEQLEEGLTILEAAIAKLSK, encoded by the coding sequence ATGTTGAAAGAGAAGAAGGATATTACAACTACAAAATCTAGCATATTACATGAAAGAAGAAAGAATGCGGTGCCAGAAGGGCCTTACAATATTACAGAGTTGTATGTGCAGTCAGCCAAAGGCGCAATTATTACGGATGTAGATGGCAATGAATTAATCGATTTCGCAGGCGGAATTGGTATGCAAAATGTCGGGCATTGTCACCCGAAAGTAGTAAAGGCAATTCAAGATCAAGTGGAGTCTTCGATTCATAGTTGTTTTCACGTAGCACCTTATGAAAGTTATATTACACTGGCGGAAAGACTGAATGAGTTAACGCCAGGTGATTGTAAGAAAAAAACGATGTTTGCGAATAGCGGTGCGGAAGCGGTAGAAAATGCGGTGAAGATTGCTAGAAAAGCTACTGGGAGAAGTGCCATTGTTTCATTTGAGCGTGCCTATCACGGGCGTACACTGTTGACGATGTCACTGACAAGTAAGGTGAAACCATATAAACATGGATTTGGTCCGTTTGCATCAGAAGTATACAAACTACCATATCCGTACTATTACCGCGCGGAAGAAGGACTGTCGCAAGAAGAAGTAGACGCGCAAATTTTAGCATATTTCGAACGCTTTATGTTAGAGGAAGTAGCAAGTGATACTATCGCTGCGATTATTTTGGAACCGCTTCAAGGAGAAGGCGGGTTTATCGTTCCGACGACTACGTTCATACAAGGTGTTCGAAATATTTGTGATAAGTATGGAATCATTATGATTGCAGATGAAATTCAAACTGGTTTTGCTCGTACGGGAAGTTTATTTGCAATGGATCATTTCGGCGTAGCTCCTGATTTAATGACTTTTTCAAAATCAATTGCTGCTGGTATGCCGCTTAGCGCAGTAACAGGAAGAGCAGATTTGATGGATGCACCTGGACCAGGTCAATTAGGTGGTACTTTCTCAGGAAGTCCGGCTGCTTGCGCGGCTGCATTAGCTGTTTTAGATGTAATTGAAGAAGAAAATTTAGTAAATCGTGCTGTAGAAATTGGCGAGCGTATGATGACAGTGTTTCATAGCTGGAAAGAGAAATACGAAATAGTTGGTGATGTGAGAGGCCTTGGCGCTATGACTGCCATTGAGCTTGTAAAAGATAAAGGGACGAAAGAGCCAGCGTCAGAAGAAGTGAAAGCGATTATGAAAGAAACGCATAGTAAAGGGGTTATTACGATAAGCGCAGGTATTTATAGTAACGTACTTCGCTTCTTACCACCTCTCGTTATAACGGATGAACAGCTTGAAGAAGGACTTACTATTTTAGAAGCAGCAATTGCAAAATTATCAAAATGA
- a CDS encoding aldehyde dehydrogenase family protein: MKYLNYINGEWKEPSTNAYVKNYNPHNGEVLGEFPFSSIEDTRVAIASAKEAFHKWQRLSFQERANYLWKAAAILKEKVNEIGQDVTNEEGKTIAEGIGETKRAISILEYYAGEANQPIGEIIPSTNESTMLYSKRVAVGPVGLITPWNFPIAIPAWKMAPALIYGNTIVIKPAEVTPKSVYHLVNAFHEAGIPAGVINCVFGKGSEVGAELTGNPDIQAVSFTGSNHVGNIIQKAAVETRKKVQLEMGGKNPLVVLKDADIEKAVTIAIKGAFMSTGQKCTATSRVIVEEGIYEAFKDRLLQRTVALTVGNPLDPNTFMGPCVSKGQQQSVLSMIEVGKGEASLLYGGSVPNEIELQNGCYVLPTIFENVDGDARIAKEEIFGPVICLFKVNSYEEAVSLANDTEYGLSASICTNNLSLSQRFIDDMEVGMVHVNSETAGAEPQVPFGGMKNSSAGPREQGKAAKEFYTRIKTVYVDRV, translated from the coding sequence ATGAAGTATCTCAATTATATAAACGGTGAATGGAAAGAACCTTCCACGAATGCATATGTGAAAAATTATAATCCGCATAACGGGGAAGTGCTAGGTGAATTTCCATTTAGTTCAATAGAAGATACAAGAGTCGCAATTGCATCGGCGAAAGAAGCTTTTCATAAATGGCAAAGGTTATCGTTTCAAGAGAGAGCAAATTATTTATGGAAAGCAGCAGCTATTTTAAAAGAAAAGGTAAATGAAATTGGTCAAGATGTAACGAATGAAGAAGGAAAGACGATTGCAGAAGGAATAGGAGAGACGAAGCGGGCGATTAGCATTCTTGAATATTATGCAGGAGAAGCAAATCAACCAATCGGAGAGATTATCCCGTCTACTAATGAAAGTACAATGCTTTACAGTAAACGTGTAGCTGTAGGTCCGGTGGGATTAATTACGCCATGGAATTTCCCAATTGCCATTCCAGCGTGGAAAATGGCGCCGGCACTTATATACGGAAATACGATTGTCATTAAGCCAGCGGAAGTGACGCCAAAATCGGTGTACCATCTTGTAAATGCTTTTCATGAGGCTGGTATTCCAGCTGGAGTTATCAATTGCGTATTCGGAAAAGGATCTGAAGTTGGAGCAGAATTAACGGGAAATCCAGATATACAGGCGGTGTCTTTTACTGGTTCTAATCACGTTGGAAACATCATTCAAAAAGCAGCCGTTGAAACGAGGAAAAAGGTTCAATTAGAAATGGGCGGGAAAAATCCGTTAGTTGTATTAAAGGATGCCGATATTGAGAAGGCGGTAACGATTGCGATAAAAGGTGCGTTTATGTCAACCGGGCAAAAATGTACCGCAACAAGTAGAGTAATAGTCGAAGAGGGTATTTATGAAGCGTTTAAGGATCGACTGTTGCAGCGTACGGTAGCTCTTACAGTTGGAAATCCGTTAGATCCAAATACATTTATGGGCCCGTGCGTTTCAAAGGGACAACAGCAATCTGTTTTATCGATGATTGAAGTAGGAAAAGGAGAGGCTTCTTTACTGTATGGAGGCAGTGTACCGAACGAAATAGAATTACAGAATGGTTGTTACGTGCTACCGACTATTTTTGAAAATGTAGACGGAGATGCACGAATTGCGAAAGAAGAAATTTTCGGCCCAGTTATTTGTTTATTTAAAGTAAATAGTTATGAAGAAGCTGTTTCTTTAGCGAACGATACAGAATACGGACTCAGTGCATCGATTTGTACGAATAATTTAAGTTTGTCGCAACGGTTTATTGATGATATGGAAGTTGGAATGGTTCATGTGAATTCAGAAACTGCAGGAGCAGAGCCACAAGTTCCGTTTGGCGGAATGAAAAACTCTAGTGCTGGACCGCGTGAACAAGGAAAAGCGGCGAAAGAATTTTATACGAGAATAAAGACAGTATACGTAGATCGAGTATAA
- a CDS encoding DUF3870 domain-containing protein: MRKGTFFMAGHSRLPKGMAVRSMYETLTITIEADHKYHVIIEASCTLATEHGRDFVAQILRGHSLRDGIEEIVEDITDHYQGKAQNAIVSAVKDLHRQYVSYLNDEQPQGEYEETTP, from the coding sequence ATGCGTAAAGGGACATTTTTTATGGCAGGACATTCGAGGCTTCCGAAAGGGATGGCTGTTCGCAGTATGTATGAAACATTAACAATTACAATTGAGGCAGATCATAAATATCATGTCATTATTGAAGCATCATGCACGCTTGCGACAGAGCACGGTAGAGACTTCGTCGCTCAAATTTTGAGAGGACATAGTTTACGAGATGGTATCGAAGAAATCGTTGAAGATATTACAGACCATTATCAAGGAAAAGCGCAAAACGCGATTGTTAGTGCAGTAAAAGATTTGCACCGCCAATATGTAAGTTATTTAAATGATGAGCAGCCACAAGGTGAGTACGAGGAAACAACACCATAA